A DNA window from Candidatus Bathyarchaeota archaeon contains the following coding sequences:
- a CDS encoding PKD domain-containing protein codes for MKRKLASVTIILLVSLTFLLPSQLAFPVLVQATSLQVADFDSSWRLFNSPMLDILGYKIFITADLTYKQDISFSNDIDKSVLNMGDQVECSTSISPKDAHVVFFLTFHFGGNAYTFDYDLGDIQVPGTRSVTSIPIPVGELLVFLGLPPLPIHLNFDLTIGSQLSTDIYASGFLPTYGQFRWASSGTRESVFRLEGINSGIANVYLSEIKVSHEVTGKISISVPLFGTYTLYEFPVADVVSYSRQDNNVATYYRLVVSSQYSPATGSGWYYAGTVAPFAITSPIIEESVNTRHVFQGWSGLGTDSYSGSSNPATVSMNSPVTETALWETQYLLTIQTSQGGSTNPITGVYWESAGSSVIVSAIPTEGYVFENWILDGSVVSGDSDYSIAIDSPHTLSSQFNRLPSASFAFSPTENIRISDSVHFYDGSKDLDGTIISWNWDFGDDYTSTDQNPTHQYQAKGTYVVTLVVADDREASATTSQSITVIEPPLLERLPVQLWILLPITIACAAVAVFIIVKKRRKSI; via the coding sequence ATGAAGCGTAAGCTAGCATCTGTAACGATAATTCTTCTTGTAAGCTTAACTTTTCTCCTGCCATCACAACTTGCATTTCCAGTTTTGGTGCAAGCTACGTCTTTACAAGTGGCTGACTTTGATAGTTCATGGCGATTATTTAATAGTCCAATGCTTGACATACTTGGTTACAAAATTTTTATCACAGCCGATCTGACCTACAAACAAGACATTAGTTTCTCGAATGACATAGATAAGAGCGTTCTAAATATGGGCGATCAAGTTGAGTGCTCAACATCAATTTCTCCCAAAGATGCGCATGTTGTGTTTTTCCTTACCTTCCATTTTGGGGGGAATGCATACACTTTTGATTACGATCTTGGAGATATTCAGGTGCCTGGTACTAGATCAGTCACTTCAATTCCGATTCCAGTTGGTGAATTGTTGGTGTTTTTAGGTCTTCCTCCACTTCCGATTCACTTGAATTTTGATTTAACCATTGGCTCCCAGCTTTCAACTGACATTTATGCCTCAGGTTTCCTTCCAACATATGGACAATTCCGTTGGGCTTCATCCGGTACAAGAGAATCCGTGTTCAGGTTAGAGGGTATTAATTCGGGTATAGCGAATGTTTATTTAAGCGAAATAAAAGTGTCACATGAAGTTACAGGAAAAATTAGCATTTCTGTTCCACTTTTTGGAACCTACACGCTTTACGAATTTCCCGTTGCTGACGTTGTTTCTTATTCACGTCAGGATAACAATGTGGCCACCTACTACAGATTGGTAGTGTCTTCACAGTACAGCCCAGCTACGGGATCGGGATGGTATTATGCTGGAACAGTTGCGCCTTTTGCTATAACCTCACCTATTATTGAAGAAAGTGTTAATACCCGTCATGTATTCCAAGGTTGGAGTGGTTTGGGAACAGACTCGTACTCTGGTTCATCAAACCCAGCCACAGTCTCAATGAACTCCCCAGTTACTGAAACAGCTCTTTGGGAAACCCAGTATTTGCTTACTATTCAGACAAGTCAAGGAGGTTCAACGAATCCGATTACTGGAGTATACTGGGAGAGTGCAGGTTCTTCCGTCATTGTGTCTGCAATTCCAACTGAAGGATATGTATTCGAAAATTGGATATTAGATGGCTCTGTAGTCAGTGGCGACTCTGACTACAGCATAGCTATTGATTCTCCACATACGCTAAGTTCACAGTTTAATAGACTTCCCTCTGCTTCATTCGCCTTTTCACCGACCGAAAACATAAGAATATCGGACAGCGTACACTTCTATGATGGATCTAAAGATCTCGATGGCACCATCATTTCCTGGAACTGGGACTTCGGTGACGACTACACATCAACTGATCAGAATCCAACTCACCAATACCAAGCAAAGGGAACATACGTTGTAACCTTAGTTGTTGCAGACGACAGAGAGGCAAGCGCTACCACATCTCAAAGTATTACTGTCATAGAACCACCTCTTCTTGAGAGACTTCCTGTTCAACTATGGATCTTGTTACCTATCACAATCGCATGTGCAGCGGTTGCGGTGTTCATAATTGTAAAGAAACGGAGAAAGTCCATCTAA
- a CDS encoding PKD domain-containing protein, giving the protein DIAIPGATSYNWIFTPTSTSFYTVYVNVMDYVSVTTKSNVASITVSPELSVSINPVSAAMNLGDSKTFTSSVSGGTPPYTYQWYLNGTAVPGETSSSWTFTPTSSGFYLVHLRVTDDVDISRESDSASVTVRGRLKALFTYSPVYPYVNETVTFNASASTPNGGVISNYTWFFGDGKFTIVTDPIITHAYTAEGNYTVTLVVTDSEGFLDNTSKTITVCSPELHSSDYTAHYLGEEFLIDVVIVNATHLSSFEFKLGYNTTLLDAINITEGPFLKSFGSTSTTMEIHDPEGYVLINIALLASTLPAEGNGILATLKFRVTYATVYPETVVCNLDLYDTELNDPLGQLILHTVVDGWYEFVPLPPQPPCIGPAIDVYTQKLDPYGGKGPNMPSDAFGPQEEVILYAYVSYDCEPVQNKLVVFEVKNPSDEPVIFRTATSNAEGIATSSFRIPWEAKEAESLFGEWTIYGSVEIGETKVNDTCTFKFGWFIEITQVKTVDTYGSLKSSFTKGEHINFNITVKNIAFTSKIATFTLAVYDECDVPIGHVVLHDWLISPSTTEIFIIGLQIPKWAYVGIGTVYANAYTDLPQLYGTPYCPETSTTFTITKP; this is encoded by the coding sequence ATGATATAGCGATCCCAGGTGCCACATCATACAACTGGATTTTTACGCCAACATCCACAAGCTTTTACACCGTCTATGTTAATGTTATGGACTATGTTAGTGTAACCACTAAATCTAACGTAGCCTCCATCACCGTGAGCCCTGAGCTTTCTGTTTCTATCAACCCAGTCTCTGCCGCTATGAACCTTGGCGATTCAAAAACGTTCACATCATCTGTCTCTGGCGGTACTCCACCATATACCTATCAGTGGTATCTTAATGGAACAGCAGTTCCTGGGGAAACATCTAGTAGTTGGACGTTTACTCCAACATCTTCAGGCTTTTATCTAGTTCATCTGAGGGTGACAGATGATGTGGATATAAGCCGTGAGTCTGATTCCGCTTCGGTAACTGTCAGAGGACGTCTCAAGGCGTTGTTCACTTATTCGCCAGTTTATCCATACGTCAACGAAACCGTGACCTTCAACGCTTCAGCTTCAACCCCAAACGGAGGTGTCATCTCCAATTATACTTGGTTTTTTGGCGACGGCAAATTCACCATCGTAACCGATCCCATTATAACTCATGCTTATACGGCTGAAGGAAACTACACGGTGACCCTAGTAGTAACTGACAGTGAAGGGTTTTTAGACAACACATCCAAAACCATAACCGTTTGTTCGCCCGAGTTGCATTCTTCAGATTACACAGCACACTATTTAGGCGAAGAGTTTCTCATTGATGTAGTTATCGTCAACGCCACCCATCTCTCCTCCTTCGAGTTCAAGCTAGGCTATAACACAACGCTCTTAGATGCCATCAACATCACAGAAGGACCTTTCCTCAAGAGCTTTGGAAGTACCTCCACCACAATGGAAATACATGACCCAGAAGGCTACGTATTGATAAACATTGCACTCTTAGCTTCTACACTTCCCGCTGAGGGCAATGGAATACTGGCAACCCTCAAGTTTAGAGTCACATACGCAACCGTTTACCCAGAGACCGTAGTATGCAATTTAGACCTGTACGATACAGAGCTTAATGATCCCCTAGGTCAACTAATTCTTCACACAGTGGTTGATGGTTGGTATGAGTTTGTTCCTCTGCCCCCGCAGCCACCATGTATAGGCCCTGCGATTGACGTCTACACCCAGAAACTCGACCCTTACGGTGGGAAGGGACCAAACATGCCAAGCGATGCCTTCGGTCCTCAAGAGGAGGTCATCCTCTATGCTTACGTGTCATATGATTGCGAACCAGTACAAAACAAACTTGTGGTCTTCGAGGTGAAAAACCCCAGCGACGAACCTGTCATCTTCCGAACGGCCACCAGCAATGCGGAAGGCATCGCCACATCCAGCTTCAGAATACCTTGGGAAGCCAAAGAGGCGGAATCTCTCTTCGGTGAATGGACCATTTACGGTTCGGTTGAAATTGGCGAGACAAAAGTTAATGACACTTGTACATTCAAGTTTGGTTGGTTCATAGAAATAACCCAAGTAAAGACAGTCGATACATACGGTAGCCTTAAGAGCAGCTTCACAAAAGGCGAGCACATAAACTTCAACATAACCGTAAAGAACATAGCCTTCACCTCGAAAATCGCCACATTCACCCTCGCAGTTTACGACGAATGCGACGTACCCATCGGGCATGTCGTGTTGCACGACTGGCTCATTTCACCCAGTACAACCGAAATATTCATCATAGGCCTGCAGATTCCAAAATGGGCATATGTTGGCATAGGAACCGTATATGCTAACGCCTACACTGATTTGCCTCAACTCTATGGAACGCCATACTGCCCTGAGACATCAACAACATTTACGATTACGAAGCCGTAG
- a CDS encoding ATP-dependent DNA ligase — translation MRYSLIADGYEKIEATAKRLEMTDLLAKLLKQTPKDLIDKVVYLTQGKLYPDFVGIEIGIAEKLAIRAVTKATGYSEKEIEENVKKTGDLGETTEKFLEKKTQRTFFQEPLTVHIVYANLDKMAKAEGPGSIELKISLLAGLLANATPKEGKYVIRTVTGSLRLGIADMTVLDALAVAFGGGKDARKYLERAYNISSDLGRVAKTVAEQGMETVKKFEVSLGEPIRPMQAERLSSPIEILEKLGGKCIAEFKYDGERIQAHKKGDQVTLFSRRLENITDQYPDGCELLKNYVRAENAIVEAECVAVDPDTGEMRPFQELMHRRRKYGIKEAMEEYPISLFMFDALYVDGKDLTLEPYPIRRRNLEKIIEQSDHIKVADYIVTDNLDELERFFEKAVESGCEGLVCKSVTKDAVYQAGARGWLWIKYKRDYKSEMTDTVDLVVVGAFHGRGKRAGTYGALLLAAYNPKIDMFETVTKCGTGFTDEDLKKLPKIMEKHQIPHRHPRVNSTLNADIWFEPKVVIETLGAEITLSPIHVCAMNAIRKGSGLAIRFPRFTGNYRLDKSAEDATSVKEIIEMYKSQLKKVAG, via the coding sequence TTGCGATACTCACTCATTGCAGACGGCTACGAAAAAATTGAAGCCACAGCTAAAAGACTGGAAATGACAGACCTCTTAGCAAAACTCCTCAAACAAACCCCTAAAGACCTAATCGACAAAGTTGTCTACTTGACACAAGGGAAGCTCTATCCCGACTTTGTTGGAATTGAGATAGGGATCGCAGAGAAGTTAGCTATACGTGCAGTCACCAAAGCAACGGGTTACAGCGAAAAAGAAATCGAAGAAAATGTGAAAAAAACAGGGGACCTAGGTGAGACCACCGAGAAATTTCTAGAAAAGAAAACTCAAAGAACATTTTTTCAAGAACCACTGACCGTTCACATAGTATATGCAAACCTAGATAAAATGGCAAAAGCTGAAGGACCGGGGTCTATTGAACTAAAGATAAGCCTTTTGGCCGGTCTGTTGGCAAATGCTACTCCTAAAGAGGGAAAGTATGTCATTCGCACAGTCACAGGCAGCCTGAGATTAGGAATTGCCGACATGACGGTTCTTGATGCATTGGCTGTTGCGTTTGGCGGAGGAAAAGATGCTCGAAAATATTTGGAGCGGGCATACAACATTTCGTCTGATTTGGGCAGAGTAGCAAAAACAGTTGCAGAGCAAGGAATGGAAACTGTTAAAAAGTTTGAAGTTTCGCTCGGAGAACCTATTAGACCCATGCAGGCTGAACGACTAAGCTCGCCCATTGAAATCCTTGAAAAACTCGGAGGAAAATGCATAGCTGAATTCAAGTATGACGGAGAGAGAATACAGGCCCACAAAAAAGGAGATCAAGTCACTCTCTTTTCTCGACGACTAGAAAACATCACAGATCAATACCCCGACGGCTGTGAACTACTTAAAAATTATGTTCGAGCAGAAAATGCAATCGTTGAGGCAGAATGCGTTGCAGTTGATCCTGACACTGGTGAAATGAGACCCTTTCAAGAATTAATGCATCGAAGACGTAAATACGGCATCAAAGAAGCCATGGAAGAATACCCCATTTCACTTTTCATGTTCGACGCTTTGTATGTTGACGGAAAAGACTTGACACTAGAACCCTACCCAATTCGACGCCGAAATCTTGAAAAAATAATTGAACAAAGCGATCACATCAAGGTAGCAGACTACATAGTCACAGATAATCTAGACGAACTGGAGCGGTTCTTCGAAAAAGCAGTGGAGAGCGGATGCGAAGGGCTGGTTTGCAAATCAGTAACCAAAGACGCTGTATATCAGGCGGGAGCAAGAGGCTGGCTCTGGATAAAATACAAACGCGACTACAAAAGCGAAATGACCGACACCGTCGACCTAGTGGTAGTAGGAGCATTCCACGGAAGGGGCAAAAGAGCCGGAACATACGGTGCCCTACTCCTCGCTGCATACAATCCCAAAATAGATATGTTTGAAACAGTCACCAAATGCGGAACCGGATTCACCGACGAAGACCTAAAAAAACTCCCAAAAATAATGGAAAAACATCAGATACCACATCGACACCCAAGAGTCAATTCAACGCTTAATGCAGACATCTGGTTTGAACCAAAAGTCGTCATCGAAACCCTAGGCGCCGAAATAACACTCAGTCCAATTCACGTATGCGCTATGAACGCTATTAGAAAGGGAAGTGGCCTGGCCATAAGGTTCCCACGGTTTACAGGAAATTACCGGCTGGACAAGTCAGCTGAAGACGCAACATCTGTTAAGGAGATCATTGAAATGTACAAGAGTCAGCTGAAAAAAGTGGCTGGTTAA
- a CDS encoding amino acid permease yields the protein MNKSKAPRELGLFQAVIIGLGGAIGIEIFVLLNYATYLAGPRIVLVLLVCGIINLLTMLSFCELGAAIPEVGGEYSYAKAAFGGFLAFLTGWLMWISNVFGAALAALGFAYHFLYFVPTAIIPVDESLLVALVAVAIIAVLTVLSVRGTRQMGAIIVIVFIAVFLVFIAAGILHGLELKLSYPTTLGESSNFVAAVTYTFLMFFGMRAIAAGGAVVKKPGKNIPRAIILSAVLLMVLYCGIAYVTISVVSLEEIAAPTALPLSIAAEKILGEAGAIILTIAGIVAALSSLSTAIMVQSSITRGLSRDGYLPKFLLSTHRRFKTPHIAIIFGSIFYILFAATGVIEFVGSVAVFAFLLGFALVNLSLMKLRVKKPYLQRPFKVPLYPYTPIAGILVSLILLIFIEPRAFSLGIGFIALGLLAYYIKMVGYHRIRIAFGGMSLGIGCFAALLAYLVGTEFTLPLALSPQLTTGLFYVLIFVSIISILAGIFNIVFKG from the coding sequence ATGAATAAATCCAAGGCGCCGAGGGAACTAGGACTCTTCCAAGCGGTGATTATTGGGTTAGGTGGCGCTATAGGAATTGAAATCTTCGTACTCCTTAATTACGCAACTTATCTTGCGGGGCCGCGCATAGTCCTAGTGCTTCTCGTATGTGGAATAATTAATCTGTTGACTATGCTCAGTTTTTGTGAACTTGGAGCAGCCATTCCTGAAGTTGGGGGAGAATATTCCTACGCAAAGGCAGCATTTGGAGGTTTCCTAGCATTTCTAACAGGCTGGCTCATGTGGATAAGCAACGTGTTCGGCGCAGCATTGGCCGCCTTAGGCTTCGCTTATCACTTTTTGTATTTTGTTCCAACCGCCATTATTCCAGTTGATGAATCTCTGCTCGTAGCCTTGGTGGCTGTTGCAATAATTGCTGTTCTCACAGTGTTGAGCGTTCGAGGAACAAGGCAGATGGGAGCTATAATAGTTATAGTGTTCATAGCTGTATTCCTAGTATTCATCGCAGCTGGAATCTTGCATGGCTTAGAGCTGAAGTTATCCTATCCAACCACTCTAGGGGAGTCATCGAATTTTGTCGCAGCAGTTACCTACACTTTTCTTATGTTTTTTGGGATGAGGGCAATAGCAGCGGGAGGTGCTGTTGTAAAGAAGCCTGGAAAAAACATTCCTAGGGCTATAATTCTCTCAGCTGTCTTGCTGATGGTGCTTTACTGCGGCATTGCATACGTGACTATCAGCGTTGTTTCATTAGAAGAAATTGCTGCGCCAACGGCTTTGCCTTTGTCCATAGCAGCGGAGAAGATTCTTGGAGAGGCTGGAGCAATAATACTGACGATTGCTGGAATAGTTGCGGCGTTATCTTCTTTAAGCACAGCCATTATGGTTCAATCAAGCATTACCAGAGGATTAAGTAGAGATGGATATCTACCCAAATTTCTGTTATCCACTCACAGACGTTTCAAAACCCCTCACATAGCAATAATTTTCGGTTCAATTTTCTACATTTTATTTGCTGCAACCGGAGTTATAGAATTCGTAGGTTCTGTTGCGGTATTCGCTTTTCTTTTAGGGTTTGCATTAGTCAATCTTTCTCTTATGAAACTTAGAGTGAAAAAGCCGTATCTGCAGCGACCATTTAAGGTTCCATTGTATCCATACACTCCTATCGCTGGAATCCTAGTATCACTCATCCTTCTCATATTTATCGAGCCAAGAGCATTTTCATTAGGCATCGGATTCATAGCTTTAGGCCTGCTGGCATACTATATTAAAATGGTAGGATATCATCGTATTCGCATTGCATTTGGGGGAATGAGCCTAGGCATAGGATGCTTTGCAGCACTCTTGGCATATCTGGTAGGAACGGAATTTACGTTGCCATTAGCTCTCTCCCCACAATTGACAACCGGTCTCTTTTATGTTTTAATCTTTGTCAGCATAATTTCCATTTTAGCTGGCATCTTTAATATTGTATTCAAAGGTTAA